One genomic region from Onychostoma macrolepis isolate SWU-2019 chromosome 23, ASM1243209v1, whole genome shotgun sequence encodes:
- the fam43b gene encoding protein FAM43B: protein MLPWKRSKFVLVENESKSKPKSLGAGLTYHSLLSTLLHSCPDLVPDCPFHWLGSVFHSKRQKVELNKEEPTYNVRYLGSAVTIMAKGEDCTQEAVAKIWTRSNYGEQSAKMKLSIGPHGIRMGVDKGGKKKPVHLYSLNRITYCTADPFRPKIFAWIYRHQVKNKAVVLRCHAVLLAKAEKARALALSLYQNSTSAFTEFKRLKRQSDFRHCQQQLLGEDIVPLMPLRRLLNGQCHYQPPAEKPGSAKRLSSITEEEEEEDEDGPRDAESSNTKNASIPSPSSPPEKDLGKIVNRLDEVSITSWDEAQMTISTLV from the coding sequence ATGCTGCCCTGGAAAAGGAGCAAGTTTGTGCTGGTGGAGAATGAGTCCAAAAGCAAGCCGAAAAGTCTTGGAGCCGGACTGACTTATCATTCCCTGCTTTCGACTTTGCTCCACTCCTGTCCAGACCTCGTTCCTGACTGCCCGTTTCACTGGTTGGGAAGCGTTTTCCACAGCAAACGCCAGAAAGTGGAGCTCAACAAAGAGGAACCCACCTACAACGTGCGTTACCTGGGCAGTGCGGTCACCATCATGGCTAAAGGTGAGGATTGCACGCAGGAGGCGGTGGCTAAGATTTGGACTCGCAGCAACTATGGCGAACAGAGCGCCAAGATGAAGCTCAGTATCGGGCCGCACGGCATCCGCATGGGGGTGGATAAAGGCGGCAAAAAGAAGCCCGTCCACCTCTATTCCCTCAACCGTATCACATACTGCACCGCTGACCCCTTCCGGCCAAAGATTTTTGCGTGGATTTACAGGCATCAGGTGAAGAATAAAGCGGTGGTTCTACGATGCCACGCCGTCCTGTTGGCGAAGGCGGAAAAGGCCCGAGCGTTAGCGCTCAGTTTATACCAAAACTCAACATCGGCATTCACGGAGTTCAAGCGACTAAAGCGGCAATCTGATTTCCGCCATTGCCAGCAGCAGCTCTTGGGCGAGGACATTGTGCCTCTTATGCCTCTTCGGAGACTCCTGAATGGCCAGTGCCACTACCAGCCACCTGCAGAAAAGCCTGGAAGCGCCAAGCGGCTGTCCTCGATTactgaggaagaggaggaggaggatgaggatgGACCGAGGGATGCTGAATCCTCCAACACGAAAAACGCCAGCATTCCCAGTCCTTCTTCTCCTCCAGAGAAAGATCTGGGGAAGATCGTAAATAGACTGGATGAGGTTTCGATTACCAGCTGGGATGAAGCACAGATGACTATCAGCACTCTGGTGTGA